The following is a genomic window from Lagenorhynchus albirostris chromosome 2, mLagAlb1.1, whole genome shotgun sequence.
CACCGAGGCGGGCAGTGTCTTGGATTCCTTTCTGCACTAACAAGTGGGACAACTGGTGTTGGGGTGCAGGATTGAGTAGAACCCAGCTGGCTACTTGATACCAAAGCTCTGAACCTGAAGGAGCCAAATGCAAGGTGCTGGGCCCAGAGGAGCCAGAGGGAAGCTGGTGCAGGGTCTATCCTACTTCCAGTCAGTCCCCACCCGGCCACTCCTTGTCCACAGTCTGATTTCTGAGAGACCTTGTCCAGGGTCCTCTAAAGGCTTGTAATAGTTGGCTGATATCTCAGGTTCCCTGAGAAGCAGCAGTTAGGAAGTAAGGTTTCTCCAGCACCTAGAGGGTTTTCGGAAACTGCTCAAGTATTTCTTCGTAATTGTGTTCATCATCTGCAAAAGAATCCAAGTCAGTGAGGACCTTTGGCCTTAGGTTCCTTCCCCTCTTTAGGGTACTTTCGTCCCTTGAACAGGGGAGGGCTTGGTCTGGATGCTCTAAGGTCCTTGCTAGCCCAGAAACCACAGTTTATTGTGTCTGAACACTTTGCAAACATTCTCCTGTGTGCCTTGGGGAGGGTAGTTGGGGGATGAACTCATTTTCCTTGCCAGGGCCCTGGAGCCACTGGGAGAAGGACAGTAGGGACCCTTCAGCCTACGCCCATCTCATATAGGCCTGTCTATCCAACTGGGACTGTGGAAGGGTCGCTCACGAGCAGAGCCCTGCTGAGGGTATGGCCAGCACCATCAGAGGCAAAAGCAGCAGCAGAatggcatgggggaggggagaaggaaagacaGGGGTGAACAGGGGCTGACAGACTCACTTGTATCCTGAGTGATGGGCTTAGTGGGCCTGAGACCTTTCTTGTGACCAGGAATCGCACTGTATAAATTGCAGCTGTCCTTGATGACCTTTTGCAAGGTCTTCCTCTTGGGTTTAGGCATCAGAGATGGTTCCTGCAATTCGAAGGCTTCAGAAGACTAAGTGGTAAAAAAAGCAGAAGTTAGCAGGGTCCCAAGAAATGGGGTAAGAGAGTACCTGAAATGCAATTTCCTTCAAATCTCACTTCCTCTGCTCCCCTCTGAACTTTTCAGTGTATGGCTTCTCAGGACGCCAGGTGTTTTTGCTACAAGCACTTGAACTGTTCTTTGGCAGGGGAGAAAGGGGCCAGGGTGAGACACGATAGGGTTGGGGGCTAGAGACAGGCTGTCTCTGCGTTTTTACACAGGGATTTGGTCATTGTCCTCCAAATCTTTtgctaaaggagaaaaaagtagtCACAAAGCCTCAGGACAAACAGAGTACAGAGCtgagaggggtcccagaaggaagaggacttttATTGAAATCCTGCCATGTGCCAGAAGCTGTATGCATATCCGTTCATTCACCCTCAAGTGACTCTCTGAGGAGCTGTTTGAGTTCCCAGTTTACACGTGAGGAACCAGGCTCAGAAAGAGTGTGCCATGTCAAGCCTCACACGGGATCCCTGGCCGGGCCAGGCTTCAGACGCAGAGCCATGTCTGGGACTGTAAAGCCGCTCCTCTTCCCCCCACGTCATGCTTTCAACGGCAAACAGTACGGCTCCCTGATGAGCAGCGGAGAATACTGATTCCCAGGGAGGGAAATTGCTGGTTCTAGGGCAACAAGCAGGAGCCATCCCAGAGGAGCCGTCAGGAACCAAGGCTGGGACGGAGGTCTCAACTCTTTGTACCACATTCTTTCCAGCACTGTCACAAGGCCTGTGTTTCAGATGGCCCAGTCTATTTTTGGTTCTGTCAGAAAACGACTACCCTACCCCCTGCCCCACAGATACGAGCCCCTTCTGGGGCTGAGATGGCTCAGGGTTCATCTTTTTAACTTCCACTGCCATCCCACTGCCTCCCCACACAGTACGAAATCCAAGTCTCTGCACATCCCAAAACAGTATGCTTgttacagtttacaaagtgctttttaTGTAgatcactccccccaccccaccacgccCCCCATTCTCAGCAGAGCATGGCTATCAGCGCCCACCTCAGAGGGACGCCGTGAGAGCTGGGTGGGGCAGTACGTATGCATAAGGGGCCACCCCAGGGTAAGCGCCCCACGAGTAGAGGCTAACAAAACAGCACTGAGAGTTGGTGATGTTATCCCAGGCTCACTGGTGAGGAAACATGCCCAGAGAGGAAGTACAGCCCACAGAGTGAGGAAACAGGGACGTGAACTTCGTGTTTCTGACTCTGAGGTTCTTTGCCCGCTTGTCGTGATTCAGTTTGGTTCAGTTCGGACTCACTGGCACTTTCTCTGCCTGCCTTGGAGTGGGAGGTCCCTGCCCCACAGGACTCTTGTTCTAGCCAGAGACCAAGTACAACTAATTAAAACTACATGGCCTCCCACCTCCAAGCTACGTACAGCGTGCAGTGTGACTACAGAAGAGGGAGAACTGTCACCGCCTTGGAGGAAATGAGCTGAGCCTTGCCCGTGAGCCTGAAGGAGGAAGAATGTTCCTGGCAGAAGGACTGGTGTGTGTGAAGTGCTGAGGCGGGAATCCTGGCATTCCGAGAGCATCAGGAGTTCCTCGGTGGTTGGAGCTGCTGAGCAGTGGTGGAAGGTGGGCCTGGGAAGGTGAGACTGAAGTCAGCTATGAAGGACCCTGGATACCATGTTAAGGGGTTCGCATTACCCCCAgcaatggggagccatggaaggtttcAGGAGGTGGGGCTGAGGCCCCATAGTGACCAGGGAAGGATGTGGGAGGCCATTCTGACAGCCGTGGGGAGGGGTTGAAGAGGCTGCTGGAAGAGTTTAGGTGAAAAATGCTGTAGCTTGAGCTAGGGAGTGACAGCAGGGGTAGCAGAGAGAGGTAAAGCACCGTGAACTTGGAGTCACAATGCTTCCGCTCCAGTTCAGGCCCCACCATTTAcaaactgtgtgactttgagtgaCTCTCACAGTCGCTGAGACCTCATTTTCTCGACTGTAAAATATGAATGATCACACCAATGTCAGGATGGTCAGGATCGAATAATAGGTACAAAGCGTGCACGTTTATACACTGCACGTTCtggaaatagagacagatgtagagaacaagcatatGGACCCCAATgagggaaagtgggggtgggtgggtagtgGCGgcggtgggatgaactgggagatcggggttgacatatatacactaatgtgtataaaataggtaactaataagaacctgctgtataaaaaaataaaattcaaaaataaacaaactgcaTGTCCTGTACAGCTGTAAGAGGCATGATGCCAGACAGACAAAGAAGAAACGGCAGGACCCTGATGATCCCTACAGGtggcccctccctgcccacttGGGTTCTGTTGGTACCTTGACACCTTTCGCCTTGCTGACCTGCTGCTTCTGCCCACTGAGGCCCTTACTTTTCGGAGGCCTGGGCGGGGGAGCTTGACCCTCAAAGGCCGGTGACTTCCGAAGGTGATAATAGAAGGCCTCTGTCAGCTCCTCCACTGGGACTACGGGGAGGGGCCCAGCCGGCTGGCTTGGCTGCCCCTCGACTTCCACGACAGTCAGGTCCAGCCACCGGGGAGGGACCTCGAAGCACATCTCAGGGTTGGAGTCCAGGCTGACCACCAAGAAGGGTTCCATGATCTTCTCCTCCAGCCGCAGGCCcaggaaggagggcagagggtcATCAGGGTGGCTGGCATCCTTGGCCACCACCTTGACCTCACAGGGCAGTGGGAACTGGGCAATCAGATCCTGCAGGCTGTAGCGCCGGCCATCACCCAGCTCTTCCACGAAGCCGCCAGAGAAGTGGAGGGGCAGCAGAATCTGTTCTCGGTCCTCTGCCTCTTCACACTCTTCCTCCCCAGGCTGGTCACTCAGCCGCTGACACACCAGGACATTCATGTCCCTCTCTTGAACCCCAAGGGCCTGGCCAGACCCCAACACCTCCAGCCTGTCTCCCATGGCCAGGGACATGAACCCGGGGTTCTCCAACCCGTCTCCTTCACAGTCCTTTGTGGCCACTACCCGGAGTGGCTGGCCTGGCTGGAGAGCACCCAGGAGGTCGTAGGCCGTGGGGAACTCTCTCGGCCGCCGCCGCAGCTTGCCCTGGTAGGCCCCAGAGATCATGAAGTGTCTGGGCACTTTCCGGCCCTTGGTTGAGGCCAGGACCCGCCAGGGTGGCGAGGCCACGCCATAGATGCAGAGCCTCTGGCCCTTCCGTAAGGAGCTCAGCCACGGGCTGAGGAAGATGGGGGGCCCCTCCGGAACTTCCAGGATCTCtgtgggcagggggaaggggccTCCCCGGGCCAGGGCCTCGCTCAGCAGCAGCGGTTGTATGAAGTGGATGTGCTGAGAGGAGGCGGTGATATCCTCCACGTCAACCTCCAGCGTGGAGGGGATCTTGACGATGGTCCTGCGCACTGTGGAGGGGAGAGGTCAGCTCAGGTGCGCACCCTCCACCCCTCAGAGGTCTGAGCCTGCTAACCTCTCTCCTgtcttcatcttttctttcctacCAGCGTTTTCCTGTTGTACCAGATTCCTTGCCCACTCTTTCCTtcaacctctttttaaaaagttactataaaaagtttttaaaatatttataaaagtagaATAGCATAGTGAAC
Proteins encoded in this region:
- the THEMIS2 gene encoding protein THEMIS2, whose product is MEPVSLQDFVCALDPASLPRVLRVCSGVYFQGSIYEISGNECSLSTGDLIKVTCVRLQKVVCENPGTGQTMELAPNFQGNFSPLTGPQSYGTLEELVSAATQSSKQLPICFMSTHRITTKARVVPQEQPLKLEAVEMHLGTCCARCVLGTRAQQVILHLPLSQKGPFWELEPGPPRTLLQVLQDPALRDTILTCPALPWHSLTLMPQYEVEAIMHLRRTIVKIPSTLEVDVEDITASSQHIHFIQPLLLSEALARGGPFPLPTEILEVPEGPPIFLSPWLSSLRKGQRLCIYGVASPPWRVLASTKGRKVPRHFMISGAYQGKLRRRPREFPTAYDLLGALQPGQPLRVVATKDCEGDGLENPGFMSLAMGDRLEVLGSGQALGVQERDMNVLVCQRLSDQPGEEECEEAEDREQILLPLHFSGGFVEELGDGRRYSLQDLIAQFPLPCEVKVVAKDASHPDDPLPSFLGLRLEEKIMEPFLVVSLDSNPEMCFEVPPRWLDLTVVEVEGQPSQPAGPLPVVPVEELTEAFYYHLRKSPAFEGQAPPPRPPKSKGLSGQKQQVSKAKGVKSSEAFELQEPSLMPKPKRKTLQKVIKDSCNLYSAIPGHKKGLRPTKPITQDTNDEHNYEEILEQFPKTL